A window of the Echinicola jeungdonensis genome harbors these coding sequences:
- the yaaA gene encoding peroxide stress protein YaaA has translation MEKAVNLKALKSPIVHVNFKEFRNGKYKIVGTLAKQARGMMANYIIKNKINDPDKIKLFNEDGYEFSEPESKGNKWIFVR, from the coding sequence ATGGAAAAAGCAGTCAATCTTAAAGCATTAAAAAGCCCCATCGTTCATGTTAACTTTAAGGAATTCCGGAATGGGAAATATAAAATTGTAGGTACTTTGGCCAAACAAGCCAGGGGAATGATGGCCAATTATATTATCAAAAATAAAATCAATGACCCTGATAAAATCAAACTCTTTAATGAAGACGGTTATGAATTTTCGGAGCCCGAAAGCAAAGGAAATAAGTGGATTTTCGTACGTTAA